The Entelurus aequoreus isolate RoL-2023_Sb linkage group LG11, RoL_Eaeq_v1.1, whole genome shotgun sequence genome includes the window aactgtggacgttgtgtcctccggaccaaagagaaaaataacCATTGTTATAGgcgaaaagttgaaaagccagcatctgtgatggtatgggggtgtattagtgcccaaggcatgggtaacttacacatctgtgaaggcaccattaatgctgaaaggtacatacaggttttggagcaacatatgttgccattcaagcaacgttatcagcttatttcagcaagacaatgtcaagccacgtgttacaacagcgtggcttcatagtaaaagagtgtgggtactagactggcctgcctgtagtccagacctgtctcccattgaaaatgtgtggcgcaatatgaagcctaaaataccacaaaagagaccccggactgttgaacaacttaagctgtacatcaagcaagaatgggaaagaattccacctgaaaagcttcaaaaattggtctcgtcagttcccaaacgtttactgagtgttgttaaaaggaaaggcaatgtaacacagtggtaaaaatgcccctgtgccaacttgtttgcaatgtgttgctgccactaaattctaagttaatgattatttgcaaaaaaaattaagtttctcagttcgaacattaaatatcttgtctttgtaatgtattcaattgaatgtaatttgaaaaggatttgcaaatcattgtattctgtttttatttacgaattaaacatcgtgccaacttcactggttttgggttttgtatgtttaCCTGTGCCGTGGTAAGTAGTTACTCAACATAGTGCGTCCAATGTCCATAGTGTTGGCGCCCTCGCTGACGATGATGCAATCGTGTGGCAGCAGCTGGGAGACGTGGTGAAACACTGTGTAGTAGTTCATAGGCAACGTTGACCGCAGAGCAAACGCCTGGAGACATGAATGAGAGGAAGGACAAAGAGCCTATTGGTGAAGCGATACCCTAAATCTGAAAATGATAGAATGCCATATGTTAACATATGGTAATTTTGTATTTCCTCGAATAGCACACAGCACACAAGAAATATTTAATTAAGTATGATAAAAAAAGATCTTTAGGATAAGACCAAATGTGTGCAAAATTACACTATTAATTGTGAATGTCTCCAAATTCCAATTGAATTCCATTATTTGGAACAGGAACAGGAAATACAATTGCAATTCAAATTCCAATTAAAGGAAGTAGAATTGAAATTCCATGAAGTTACAGTTGATGATTTTTGTGTATTTCAGAATCATTCTCTACAGTAAGTGGGGTTGTCAGAAGTATCAATACCAAGTCGATACCAACACACAAAAATTacatttataaaatttttttaCAGCATCGTTAGTAACGAATActgtacaacagtggtccccaaccaccgggccgcggcccggtaccggtccgtggattgattggtaccgggccgcacaagaaattaaaaaataatttacatttttttaaaaagtattattttttttaatttgtattaaatcaacataaaaaacacaagatacacttacaattagtgcaccaacccaaaaaacctccctcccccatttaatatttctggttcctacattatatatcaatatagatcaatacagtctggagggatacagtccgtaagcacacatgattgtatttttttaatgacaaaaagataaaaaataaaataaaataaaatagcataGCGGGCTACATTGAAgtgtttattatgttgtattatttccaggtagcccagttaactgcttttttatgctgttttgcaagacccgtgttaCGTGACTTCAAAATGTACACCTCATTGGcaggttctgagacaggatcgattgcttcagccttattttaccggaagtgagtcttgctttttgaagcagcaaatttttcaacactgaattgttcagcactgaatttgtttacactgaaatattttacacaacatttttataccctgaattttttcaaaacattgaattcataatttgatgtaaaaaattcagtttacaaaattcaaacgcttccgtaatgaagacacaaattaacctccttaGATCACTGCAAACGTATGCATTCTTCAACTCTGCTCCCTTGCACTGGAGTGTGAGCTCAATTTCTCGTTGTCGTTTCCTAAAATCTTtcactcttccgccctttttgattacctctcgaggaactctgaagaatgtttatccttttcgcgatttgaacaatttgtacagccgaaaacaacacaagcatagggcattttttcttcgaTAAAGGCTAAATGGCACCCAGTATCCATTGAAACACATTCTCAATAAGCAGGACGTGAGCCTAACATGACGTCAGTAAAATCAAAGCAATTGAAACAACCCTATTTCATAGTATGAACTGTTTTACAAATTTCATAGAAATATTACTATGAACCTCATGTACACATTATATTGATTTAATTACATTTCACTgacaattaataataaaatgatCTTCTGTAAAACAGATTATTAAATTTGATATATTATAACTTTCAAATGATGAAAAATGGTGGAAAAATACTTTATTCCTCAGAATGCCTTATTGTATCCAAGTATTTAAAATAGAGGGAATGTGGGTTATGTTTTAGTGTTTGTAAGGTTTTTTTAGTATCTAAGCCAAAACCTTTGTTGAATGTGACACATTATTCATGTTAACTTGGATAAAATGATTTTCTTTTAATTGCAATAAATGTAATTCCACTTCCTGTAATTCCATTTTAACATCCTGTGCAGTGGAGCCAATTAGCTTTGAATTCAAATAATTGAATTGAAACCTCACATTTTGAATGTTAAGACTTTTCAGTGGCTTATAGGTGGTGTCTGTTACATAAATGTAATTTGTCATTGCCTGTATAGATAAGTTCTATAGAAACTGTTTGTTTCTAAAACTGGAAATTCTGATGTATCATGCTGTAGCAGTATGcctgttcaaaataaacttaaaccatataCTCACGTTTGTGATTTTTGCATTGGCTGCAATTTTCTGCTTTAGTACGCTCCACCATATTGTGTCAGAGGGATACTTCCAGCCATCTTTAACAATACCCTCTTGCAGCTGAAGGAGAAAGGAGAATAATTGAATATAACACAAGAGATGGTATTTTAAGGTGCAATTATATGAATCTGTTTGTGCCTTACGTACCTGATTGACAACAGCATTTACGTCCCCCAGGAGAGCGACAGCAGGCCTTACATTGTTCCCCATCTCCTCAGGACAGAGGTCAACCTAAGGATAGTACgtattaataatattaaatgCAGCCAATGAGCGCTAAATACATTTCAAATTTGGACCATTGTGCAGGTAACAGTAAACAAAAATGTACTTAATAGTGGTAGACCAGCACCAAACTGCAGTGTCATAAAGAAGGGGGAAAACTGCAGACATAAATCATTTTGATTGTTCACTTACCTGGATGAGCTGGACATTAGGGTCAAATCTAGGTGGCAGACCGAAATGAAGGATCCAGTTGAGTCGGGCTCCAAGAAGTAGCACAACATCCGCCTGGAGCAGAGCTCTTCATTTTAGCAAAAGGTTAAACATAGGACATGGTGAAAAACTATAACTAAAAGAGTATCACCAAAAACATCATTGCATCAAACAAACCCGCCACTTTACGTGTAAAAATGCAAAGACAATATTCGCATTGAGTAAAATAGAGATACAATTCTATATTGGGCGGCATCTaccgaatattttagtaatcgaataATCTATCTATTAGTTTGTTTGATCAATCaagtaatcagataaaacactttaaagcctcaatgtgtattttagggaaaatagttgatataaacaaacattttccATAACCTATGTTCTTTTATTGTAATAAATGCATCTTATCAacatttgaaattgcacttttaacatgtgtgcattaataaattGCTGCTATTACAGTGGCCGGGTGGAGACCATGTCCACATGTTTAAAGTTCCGGGCAATACACACAGTCCAGATTTGCTTAATTTGTATTTGTTCCattcattaaacgattaatcgaagcaacagcatataaataaaagcttttttctaatcggattaatcgattaatcgttgcagctctATTTTTATGCACAATATTAGGTTCACCTTGCTATTATTGGATTAAAGCGCCTATTGTCTGTAGACCCTGGTTTGATTTACAAACTGAAAGCACATTTTTATCAAAGGCTAAAgacctacagtgtttcccactggACTACAACATATCTGTGGCACTGGGTTAGGGAGACAGCAGAATCTGCTGCTTGTGGAGAAGAGCGATACGCACTTTCACGCTAGTCTCCAAAAGTGTCCAATAAGACCAAATAAGTCGCAAAATTTGTTGCAAGTTGCTTTTTTGAAAAATATACTTTCGAGGAGTATGAATACTGGCAACACACTGATTCCTGTTCCTGCTACATTTTCTTATTCTCTGGTAGACCAGGTGCTTATGGGGTGTGTTACAAAGCAGAGTTACGATAGCATCTACTGTAAAAAGTTGTAAGGACAGGCTGCGTTCACAGACAATCCCACAATAATGTGGGTATGAACAAGGATATTATGGGTAGCTTCAAATCTAATTGTGGCCgttaaaatgtatttgtggtgGGGCGCCATGAAATATCTGGGATGAATAAATATCTGGGAAACACTGACTTGCTTCATTTTTCATCTGAAGAGTTTCATCTGAAATTGTTAATCAATTGATCGAACAGTAAATTAAAACCAAACTCAATAATGGCATCGATAAATTGATATGTCCGATTGtccatgtgtttgttttctttgtctgaCATTTCCAATCTTCACTCTTTGTTTTCTGAGCACATTTATTCATTAGCAGGATTATACGAATGGAGTGAATCCTCGTCATCCAGTAATGCACAATATTTGTCTCGGTGGGCAGAGCCAAGACCGCTAGCTTACACACATGCTTGTACAGAGCCTCGCTAGTTGCTAGTGAGAAGCACAGCAAAGTAACAATAAATAGGAGACAAAAATATAATTGCAAGTACAAATGTCCCAGTGTGGGAATATTTGGGCTTCAAGACAAATAAGCAAGATGACCATCAACACAAATGAAGGAGCcaatttttttggaaaagtgatgacgacaaacaaaaaacaaaccacTCGACCCAGATTTTGAAACTGGGGAAAACATGCAATTCAAGATGTTtggtatttattgaagtgcaatttatGCTACCAGGGCTTGAGATTCCATTTTATGTCTATGTttgtgtaccgtaatttccggactataagccgctactttttcccctcgttctggtgcctgcggcttatacaagggtgcggcttatttacggcctgttcttctccgacaccgacgaagaggatttcggtggttttagtacgcaggaggaagacgatgacacaatgattaaagagtgacttttcatataccggtaggctggttattttgataacgtacaggcgagcactttgtattactttgcaccgttgtattatttgtactctgcacgaatgctgttcgccatgtcaaagatgtgaaagtttgattgaatgattgaaagatttattgttaataaatgggacgctttgcgttcccaaacagtcatctctgtcccgacaatcccctccgtggtagcaggaacccctatatactacgctaattacacatcaaaaccctgcggcttatagtcgggtgcggcttatatatggagcaatctgtatttccccctaaatttagctggtgcggcttatagtcaggtgcggcttatagtccggaaattacggtacttatttAGGACAGTTAAAAGTTATTGACCTTCCATggtaaaaaaatactaatgagaAACAAAAGTTTATTGCATATGAAAGGGTTACTTGCATAATTATTAtgctatattatgattacattagtgcttaattttttttttcagaataatGCTGACAACAATATTGTTTATCTGCAATAATCTAAGGGACAATATACAGTATCATTCATCAAATTTGTAATCGGCCCAAGCCTCCCATGATTACAATTAGAgattacattattacattatatatcaatatatatcaatacagtccgtaagcacaaatgattgtgcgtgctgctggtccactagtagtactaacctttaaccgttaattttactcattttcattaattaatagtttctatgtaactgttttcatattgttttactttcttttttattcaagaaaatgtttttaaatgatttatcttattttattttattaatttttttaaaaaggaccttatcttcaccatacctggttgtccaaattaggcataataatgtgttaattccacgactgtatatatcggtatcagttgatatcggtatcgataattaagagttggacaatatcggaatatcggatatcggcaaaaaagccattatcggacatccctaattacaattCCTTTATGAAGTCCACTGCTTACAATCAGTCCAGTGTGACAGTCCAACTTAATAGGACTTTTTGTgttgaaaagttttttttatgaTACATAACAGGAATTTGagtaaatataatatgtacatttcCAGATAATTGTGAATATGTATACCCAACAAAGTGCCTGATGGTGAAATGGGACAAAAACTGTTCTCTAAGAGATTCCAGAGGGATGTGTTTGAATAGAAACTTTGTTGAACCTTGATCGGGCAGCCGCCACACAATTGGGGTGGTCATCGGGCAGCACTCCTTTGCCCATGGGTGTGGGAAGGAATGGCAGTTGGCTCAATTCCACAAAGTCCCTCAGGACGGCTTCTGCTCGGCCATATGCTGCACCTGTTGGCCACGACATACAACTAAGAAAGGCAGCATCTCTTATTAAAAACATGTGGCAAACTTTCATATGTTCATACCTTTGCCAATTATGACTAAAGGTCTTTTGGCGGATTTCAGTACAGCGATAGCCTCTGTCACTGCATTGTGGTCAGCCAGACAGATGGGAGGAGGCGGACAACAGTTTACCAATCTGCAGGAGAAACAACATTTACTGCATGCTTTTGCCACCATCACCAAAGAGAAAACAATCTTACAAACCTGACTCTGCTTCTGTCCACTTTGGCATTCACCATGTCCCCTGCAATGTCCACATAAGAAGCGCCTGGACGCCCATAGATGCTTGTGCGAATAGCCTATAAACAACAAAAGATGATAGTGCCACTATTAGTATTAGAATGGCATACTATACAGTATGGCATTAGTTCTAACTACTAAACTACTAAAATGTATGCTCATCTATGTTTAATACCAAGCTAATAAATGATCAAATAAGTAATACTTTACTTTTTCGATTACTGCAGGGATTGCTTCCAGAGAGCTTGGCCTGGCAGAGAATTTGCTATACAAACGACACGCTTCCACCTACAAAATTGAAAAGGAATTTATGCAAAGCCAAACATCCTTAAAACTTAATGTATATCAACCTCTTTATTACCTGAGGAAACTCCTGAAAGGCCCCTGCTGTCTCTTGGTTTCTATCTGAGGATCCCCCAATAACAATAACAGGCCTGCGCAAAAGAAGCAACATATTTTCTCTGGCACGCTTTGAAGGCAGACACtttctgttaggatccgctgctcggatcaccgtttgtttacagtttagtgtcacgtgtgttttgtttctgttgccatgacggcagattttgctcacctgcctctggttagcgtttcgggacgcgcacctgttgcccgagcgctaatcagagggctatttagtcttcgcccgggcagcactctgcctggcttcctagtttgttctcatgcaacagctgacgaccactttgcttcctgctagctctcatgctagattattttgcttgctagctcccatgctagtcgtttttgtttttctcttgtctgatttagttctaaaataaatcattttcctacctgcaagctgtgtcccagcccgtctgcatccttgggagaacacctcgcaccacgatgcgacccggtcgtcacacttTCCCTTCCCTCTCTCCCTTATCTCTACTGCTTAcgtctttgttttgtcttgtcttaactttttgaagcctctttttgcactgctcaccAAAACCTAAACAATCGAATTGATTAGATGGAATTTCAACTAAAATAGACAAGATCTTGTTGATGACAAGCTGACTGTCCTGACGGAacagttgttgctggacacacagtGGAGTCTTTCTGTCGAGCACTTTAAAGATTGACACCTATTCGGAATCATGATAGAGTAAGCGTTGCCCTGGTGTATGGACAAGTTGGAGTATGCTGGCAGTcatttaaggcagtgtttttcaaccttttttgagccaaggcacattttttgcgttgaaaaaatgcggaggcacaccaccagcagaaatcattaaaaaacgaaactcagctgacagtaaaaagtcgttgtcgcaagtgttggatatgaattcaaaccataaccaagcatgcatcactatagctcttgtctcaaagtaggtgtactgtcaccacctgtcacatcacaccctgacttatttggagtttattgctgttttcctgtgtgtagtgttttagttcttgtcttgcactcctattgtggtggctttttctctttttttggtattttcctgtagcagtttcatgtcttcctttgagcgatatttcccgcatctactttgttttagcagtcaagaatatttcagtatgTTTTTATCTttctctgtggggacattgttgattgtcatgtcatgttcggatgtactttgtggacgccgtctttgctccacagtatttctttgctgtcgtccagcattctgtttttgtttactttgtagccagttcagttttagtttcgttctgcacagccttccctaggcttcaatgccttttcttaggggcactcaccttttgtttattttttgtttaagcattaaacacctttttacctgcacgctgcctcacgctgtttccgacatctacaaagcaattagctaccggctgccacctactgatatggaagagtactacacggttactctgccgagctctagacagcaccgacactcaacaacaacacatcatttgcagattataattactgctttgcaaaaaatatttttaacccaaataggtgaaatgagatcatctcccacggcacaccagactgtatctcacggcacagtggtggaaaaacactgatttaaggTACCCCAAAGATGCCACAAATGATTGACGGATGGGCAGAGCTTTGGGCACTCTGACTTTTGGTCTAAATCACAAACTGGACAACATCTTTGAGATGCCGTCTGCTCTGCATGGCaaagtatgatgaatttgaggaccagaagtACACAATTACAGTGGAGCATTTATATTTGTTTTCGCTCACTCAAACACGAACATTCTAATCTGGATTGTTTTCACTAGCTGGAGCGACCTGGAAAGGTTGTTGCTTCGAGATTCTCCCAAAAGGACAGTGCAGCAAAAACGCTACAAACTCCTTCGCTGTTTTAAAtggacacacatactgtatgttgtttgaTGACTTCtgttggactgactggctgtGTTATCGCGATAACGATGCAAGAGCACCAAGGTCACGGAACAAAGCTACTCTGcaagcttacacacacacaaaatacatcCACGaaaaatacacgccacacacacGTACCCCACATGCCACGCCTTTGTCGCTTCACCTCGGTTGGTATGACCGAAAACGGAGCAGTGCCACTGATGGCGGCAGTTTCGGGCCGGATGCCTGCCCCCTGCCCCctcgttgcaagtctcgagttgtatatcataatatgtatatgtgctttgctcgaGGTATTTCCTGGTCTCAAACTAAGACACCCCTTAAAAAGTAATCTTGTTGTACTTTGtaagtacaatgacaataaagttctatccatccatccatatagttcataaattcataaaaaatgtaTGGACAATTAAAATGCCATTTTATACCAGCAGTTCATGTTAGAGTTGGCCATTCCACCCAGCGCATGAATGAGTCCTGGTCCAGATACCACGAGACAGGCACCAGGTCTGAATGGAGGTAAAACAGGACATCGACTCAAGCCAGAAGCTACTactttcagtattattattattattattcagatcACTGACTAACAGCGACTTACCGCCCAGTGAGGTATCCAATGGCGGATGCAGCATAGCATGCCTGATGTGTGGAGAATTGGATCAAACACAAGAATGCATTGAAAGAGAGCAGAATATCTACAGACACTACTTACCGCTTGTTCATTTCGCATACCCACATATTTGATTCCTGCAGCCTGAGCCGCCATGGCTACTTCAATGACAGGAACGCCAACAATTCCAAACATGTACTCCACTTTCTGTAGGGACatttatacataataatataagcTGTGTACTTTAAATGTacttctagagcagtggttcttaacctgggttcgatcgaaccctaggggttcggtgagtcgggcttaggggttcggcggaggtcaagacacacccgactcatcatgtaaatgaaaacttctccctatcggcatattacggaaacggcaacagcagaagtcagactgatttgcaggtgtgtaatttgttgtgagtttatgcactgtgttggttttgttctttgaacaaggtgatgttcatgcacggttcattttgtgcaccagtaataaaacatggtaacactttagtatggggaacatattcaccattaattagttgcttactaacatccaaattagtaacatattggctcttaactagtcattattaagtacttattaatgccttatttggcattgCCTTATTATaatcctaaccctctaaccctggccctaaacctaaccctaaacaaataactctaaagtaagtctttgttacttagaatatgttcccctagtgtccaaaaaacctctaaattaagcctttgttacttagtatatgttcccctagtgtctaaaaaaactctaaattaagtctttgttaattagaatatgttcccctagtgtccaaaaaactctaaattaagtctttgttacttagaatatgttccccatactaaagtgttaccaaaaacatataagtttgtcttgaatttgaaaaaaaaaaaaaacattttatttttcactaaagaagttttcggtgaatgcgcatatgaaactggtgtggttcggtacctccaacaacgttaagaaccactgttctagagtatACCATCAATATCTTAAGGGTATTAAGTGAATGACTAAAATTTACGTTTTGGTTATAGACGTTTTCTAAAAGCACTTCATCAATTTAGTTTTCATAATACATGGCAGAGTACATTGcactgtgagttcaaaccccgggtcataccaaagactataaaaaaatgggacccattacctccctgcttggcactcagcatcaagggttggaattggaggttaaatcaccaaaaatgattcccaggcgcggcaccgctgctgcccactgctcccctcacctcccagggggtgaacaaggggatgggtcaaatgcagaggacaaatttcaccacacctagtgtgtgtgacaatcattggtactttaacttaactttaaaggcctactgaaactcactactaccgaccacgcagtctgatagtttatatatcaatgatgaaatcttaacattataacacatgccaatacggccgggttaacttataaagtgacattttaaatttgccgctaaacttctggttcgaaacgcctctgaggatgacgtatgcgcgtgacgtagaccggcgaacacgggtatgccttccacattgaagtcaatacgaaaaagctctgttttcatttcataattccacagtattctggacatctgtgttcgtgaatctgttgcaatcatgttcattgcattatggagaaggaagctgagcaagcaaagaagaaagttgtcggtgcgaaatggacgtatttttcgaacgtagtcagcaacaacagtacacagccggcgcttctttgtttacattcccgaaagatgcagtcaagatggaagaagtcggataacagagactctaaccaggaggacttttgacttcgatacacagacgcctgtagagaactgggacaacacagaatcttaccaggattactttgatttggatgacaaagacgcagacgtgctactgttgagtatgcagctttggcttctaaacatttgatcgcttgaccgtatgtgcgcaacttttttttgcgtatgtacgtaactttttaaaaatatataagctttatgaaccttgggttaggtgaacggtcttttgggctgagtgattgtgtgtgttgatcaggtgtttgaatt containing:
- the LOC133660026 gene encoding 2-hydroxyacyl-CoA lyase 1-like isoform X2, with translation MYFTVQPTNKSLNQSINQTFTSACCSCMRFYGVSGRIQRLLSLAHTPEVIDMGADRVQIILKSSRYGTTMEEVTGAELIAESLKNQKVEYMFGIVGVPVIEVAMAAQAAGIKYVGMRNEQAACYAASAIGYLTGRPGACLVVSGPGLIHALGGMANSNMNCWPVIVIGGSSDRNQETAGAFQEFPQVEACRLYSKFSARPSSLEAIPAVIEKAIRTSIYGRPGASYVDIAGDMVNAKVDRSRVRLVNCCPPPPICLADHNAVTEAIAVLKSAKRPLVIIGKGAAYGRAEAVLRDFVELSQLPFLPTPMGKGVLPDDHPNCVAAARSRALLQADVVLLLGARLNWILHFGLPPRFDPNVQLIQVDLCPEEMGNNVRPAVALLGDVNAVVNQLQEGIVKDGWKYPSDTIWWSVLKQKIAANAKITNAFALRSTLPMNYYTVFHHVSQLLPHDCIIVSEGANTMDIGRTMLSNYLPRHRLDAGTFGTMGVGLGFAIAAAALEKSKTKGRRIVCVEGDSAFGFSGMEVETMCRYSLPVVVIVVNNNGIYSGVDPETWKEMAAMGDLTSIAPPVTLLPEARYDQVMSAFGGRGFLVRTVEELQSALQLSLSDWERPSLINVLIDPSSDRKQQEFPWLTRSNL
- the LOC133660026 gene encoding 2-hydroxyacyl-CoA lyase 1-like isoform X3, whose product is MEEVTGAELIAESLKNQKVEYMFGIVGVPVIEVAMAAQAAGIKYVGMRNEQAACYAASAIGYLTGRPGACLVVSGPGLIHALGGMANSNMNCWPVIVIGGSSDRNQETAGAFQEFPQVEACRLYSKFSARPSSLEAIPAVIEKAIRTSIYGRPGASYVDIAGDMVNAKVDRSRVRLVNCCPPPPICLADHNAVTEAIAVLKSAKRPLVIIGKGAAYGRAEAVLRDFVELSQLPFLPTPMGKGVLPDDHPNCVAAARSRALLQADVVLLLGARLNWILHFGLPPRFDPNVQLIQVDLCPEEMGNNVRPAVALLGDVNAVVNQLQEGIVKDGWKYPSDTIWWSVLKQKIAANAKITNAFALRSTLPMNYYTVFHHVSQLLPHDCIIVSEGANTMDIGRTMLSNYLPRHRLDAGTFGTMGVGLGFAIAAAALEKSKTKGRRIVCVEGDSAFGFSGMEVETMCRYSLPVVVIVVNNNGIYSGVDPETWKEMAAMGDLTSIAPPVTLLPEARYDQVMSAFGGRGFLVRTVEELQSALQLSLSDWERPSLINVLIDPSSDRKQQEFPWLTRSNL